Proteins from one Clostridia bacterium genomic window:
- a CDS encoding beta-galactosidase trimerization domain-containing protein, which translates to MRKRQVHLDFHTSEHIENIGVKFSKENFQKMLKTGHVDSITIFSKCHHGWAYHPSNANQTHPHLKFDLLGAEIEAAKEIGVKTPIYLSAGLDEKYAVSHKDEIALGIPDTEPDFSFPHYHRLCMNTPYLDTLLDQITEVLQRYDGDGIFLDIVGVHKCYCKSCLQTMQERGWAVEDEEKAQALAEEVYANYTRRVRETIDAVKPGHPVFHNAGHITAGKRYIAEMNTHLELESLPTGGWGYDHFPLSAAYARILGMDYLGMTGKFHKSWGEFGGFKHPNALRFEAALSIANGACVSVGDQLHPSGEMDEATYKTIGEAYAEVEAIEPWLQEGEFCSEIALLSQEAVMEYYDHPDFDKIGRNFNGNSGAGRILLEGQYLFDVADTDTDLSKYKVVILPDTILLDEKLAAKLKEFTANGGKVLATGISGVNKEKTAYALDFGAKYICESEYNPDYLRVKEDLKTLYKTDYVIYSQSQKIELAGGEELAGHIKPFFNRTCEHFCSHRHSPSSGESYGAGVVEGKDGIVIPWNIFEEYAVHGALIAKEIVHFALNRLLGDNKRVQTNLPSKGITTLVDCGTFFRNHLLYASPIKRGDGIEIVEEILPVYNVDVSVKVGDKKIQAVYTVPQKEKISFVQNGDTVSYTLPKLENHQVVILDTKTLG; encoded by the coding sequence ATGCGCAAAAGACAAGTACATCTGGATTTTCACACCTCGGAACATATAGAAAATATTGGTGTGAAATTTTCTAAAGAAAATTTTCAAAAAATGCTTAAAACAGGACATGTGGATTCCATTACGATTTTTTCTAAGTGTCATCACGGCTGGGCATACCATCCGTCCAACGCCAATCAAACCCATCCGCATTTAAAATTTGATTTGTTGGGCGCCGAGATTGAAGCGGCAAAGGAAATCGGTGTAAAAACACCTATCTATTTGTCTGCAGGGCTGGATGAAAAGTATGCAGTTTCTCATAAGGATGAAATTGCATTGGGAATTCCGGATACCGAGCCGGACTTTTCTTTCCCGCACTATCACAGACTATGTATGAATACGCCTTATTTAGATACGTTGCTTGACCAGATTACTGAAGTGCTTCAGCGTTATGACGGAGACGGTATTTTCTTAGATATTGTGGGCGTACATAAATGCTACTGCAAAAGCTGTCTGCAAACTATGCAGGAACGGGGTTGGGCAGTAGAGGATGAAGAAAAAGCACAGGCGCTTGCTGAAGAAGTATACGCAAATTACACCCGTCGTGTGCGTGAAACGATAGATGCAGTAAAACCGGGGCATCCCGTGTTCCATAATGCAGGACACATTACAGCAGGTAAGCGGTACATTGCAGAAATGAATACACATCTGGAACTGGAAAGCTTGCCTACCGGCGGTTGGGGGTATGACCATTTTCCGTTGTCTGCCGCTTATGCAAGAATTCTCGGTATGGATTATCTGGGAATGACAGGCAAATTCCATAAATCCTGGGGTGAGTTTGGTGGTTTTAAACATCCGAATGCACTTCGGTTTGAAGCGGCACTTTCTATTGCAAACGGTGCCTGTGTTTCGGTGGGCGATCAGTTGCATCCCTCGGGCGAAATGGACGAAGCAACATATAAAACTATAGGTGAAGCTTATGCCGAAGTGGAAGCAATTGAGCCCTGGCTTCAGGAAGGGGAATTCTGTTCTGAAATTGCTCTTTTATCCCAGGAAGCGGTTATGGAATACTATGATCATCCCGATTTTGATAAAATCGGCAGAAATTTCAACGGAAATTCCGGTGCAGGACGTATTTTGCTGGAAGGGCAATACCTTTTTGATGTAGCAGATACCGACACGGACCTCTCCAAATACAAGGTGGTTATTTTACCTGACACCATTTTGCTGGACGAAAAACTTGCTGCAAAATTAAAAGAATTTACAGCCAACGGCGGTAAAGTGCTTGCGACGGGTATCTCGGGCGTGAACAAAGAAAAAACGGCATATGCACTTGATTTTGGTGCGAAATATATATGTGAATCGGAATACAACCCCGACTACCTGCGTGTAAAAGAAGATTTGAAAACCTTATATAAAACCGACTATGTCATTTACAGTCAATCACAGAAAATTGAGCTTGCCGGTGGTGAAGAACTTGCAGGGCATATCAAGCCGTTCTTTAACAGAACCTGTGAACATTTCTGTTCACACCGTCATTCGCCGTCTTCAGGCGAAAGCTACGGTGCAGGCGTTGTAGAGGGAAAAGACGGTATTGTTATTCCGTGGAACATCTTTGAAGAATATGCGGTGCATGGCGCACTGATTGCAAAGGAAATTGTGCATTTCGCCTTAAATCGTCTGCTTGGCGATAATAAGCGCGTGCAGACCAATCTTCCATCCAAAGGCATTACCACTTTAGTAGATTGCGGTACATTTTTCAGAAATCATCTTTTGTATGCATCGCCCATTAAGCGCGGTGACGGCATTGAAATTGTAGAAGAAATTCTGCCTGTTTACAATGTGGATGTAAGCGTTAAAGTGGGAGATAAGAAGATTCAAGCGGTGTACACCGTACCGCAAAAAGAAAAAATTTCATTTG